In Burkholderia sp. WP9, a genomic segment contains:
- the nadA gene encoding quinolinate synthase NadA: MDQQAIRTVEYDRPQAQGTTCGIGQAWAKVPDMPSAEQKVALKARIRALLEREKAVLVAHYYVDAELQELADETGGCVADSLEMARFGRDHEAQTLVVAGVRFMGETAKILSPDKRILMPDLDATCSLDLGCPVDEFSAFCDAHPDRTVVVYANTSAAVKARADWMVTSSIGLEIVADLHARGEKIIWAPDRHLGSYIQNKTGADMLLWQGSCLVHDEFKGIELDLLRAEYPGAKVLVHPESPANVVAQADVVGSTTQLIDAAQKLDATHFIVATDLGILHKMQLAAPGKTLIAAPTAGNSATCKSCAHCPWMAMNGLANLADVLERGHNEIFVDRAIGERARLPIDRMLDFAARHKKRVQASGDLARDTQLYSNVGAA, encoded by the coding sequence GTCGGCGGAACAGAAGGTGGCGCTGAAGGCACGCATCCGCGCATTGCTCGAGCGCGAGAAAGCGGTGCTTGTCGCGCACTATTATGTCGACGCGGAATTACAGGAGCTTGCCGACGAGACCGGCGGCTGCGTGGCCGATTCGCTGGAGATGGCGCGCTTCGGGCGTGATCATGAGGCGCAAACGCTCGTCGTCGCGGGTGTGCGATTCATGGGCGAGACGGCGAAAATTCTGAGTCCGGACAAGCGCATTCTGATGCCGGACCTGGATGCGACCTGCTCGCTCGATCTGGGCTGCCCGGTCGATGAATTCTCGGCTTTTTGCGACGCGCACCCGGATCGCACCGTGGTCGTCTATGCGAACACGAGCGCTGCTGTGAAGGCGCGCGCCGACTGGATGGTGACGTCGTCGATTGGGCTGGAGATCGTTGCCGATCTGCACGCGCGTGGCGAAAAGATTATCTGGGCGCCGGACCGCCACCTGGGCAGTTATATCCAGAACAAGACTGGCGCGGACATGCTGCTGTGGCAAGGTTCGTGTCTGGTGCACGACGAATTCAAGGGCATCGAACTCGATTTGCTGCGCGCCGAATATCCGGGCGCGAAAGTGTTGGTCCACCCGGAGTCGCCAGCCAATGTTGTTGCGCAGGCGGATGTGGTCGGCTCGACCACGCAGTTGATCGACGCCGCGCAGAAGCTCGACGCGACGCATTTCATCGTGGCGACCGATCTCGGCATCTTGCACAAAATGCAGCTCGCCGCGCCCGGCAAGACCTTGATTGCCGCGCCGACCGCCGGCAATAGCGCGACCTGCAAGAGTTGCGCGCACTGCCCGTGGATGGCAATGAATGGCCTCGCGAATCTGGCCGACGTGCTCGAGCGCGGGCACAACGAGATTTTCGTCGATCGTGCGATCGGCGAGCGGGCGCGTTTGCCGATCGACCGGATGCTGGACTTCGCGGCGCGTCACAAGAAGCGCGTGCAGGCGAGCGGCGATCTTGCACGCGACACCCAACTGTATTCGAATGTGGGAGCAGCGTAA
- the nadC gene encoding carboxylating nicotinate-nucleotide diphosphorylase produces MGAVERNQVDAVSPLFAEIQAQYGAAFDAALARNVADALAEDVGAGDQTGRLVPAEEVRDARIIVREDAVLCGVPWFNAVMRQVDPRIEVQWRYREGDAMKADTTVCEMRGPVRALLTAERNALNFLQLLSGVASATRRYVDAIAHTRTRVLDTRKTLPGLRLAQKYAVRVGGGANQRLALYDGILIKENHIAAAGGVGAAMDAALALNAGVSIQIEVETLAQLETALSHLAQSILLDNFSFDAMREAVRITAGRAVLEVSGGVNFDTVRTIAETGVDRVSIGALTKDVRATDYSMRIV; encoded by the coding sequence ATGGGGGCGGTTGAGCGCAATCAAGTCGACGCGGTGTCGCCGCTGTTCGCTGAAATTCAGGCGCAGTATGGTGCGGCATTCGACGCCGCATTGGCGCGCAACGTCGCCGATGCACTGGCCGAAGACGTCGGCGCGGGCGACCAGACGGGCCGGCTCGTTCCCGCGGAAGAAGTGCGCGACGCGCGCATCATCGTGCGTGAGGATGCGGTGCTATGCGGCGTGCCGTGGTTCAACGCGGTGATGCGCCAGGTCGATCCGCGTATCGAAGTCCAGTGGCGCTATCGTGAAGGCGACGCCATGAAGGCCGATACAACGGTCTGTGAAATGCGCGGACCCGTGCGCGCATTGTTGACGGCGGAACGCAACGCGCTGAACTTCCTGCAATTGCTCTCGGGCGTGGCAAGCGCGACACGCCGTTATGTCGACGCCATCGCTCACACGCGAACGCGCGTACTCGATACGCGCAAGACGTTGCCGGGCTTGCGGCTCGCGCAGAAATACGCGGTTCGCGTGGGCGGCGGGGCGAATCAACGTCTCGCGCTGTACGACGGCATTCTCATCAAGGAAAACCACATTGCCGCGGCTGGCGGCGTGGGCGCGGCCATGGACGCGGCGCTGGCTCTGAATGCCGGTGTGTCGATCCAGATCGAAGTCGAGACGCTCGCGCAACTGGAAACTGCGCTGTCGCATCTCGCGCAATCCATTCTGCTGGACAATTTTTCGTTCGATGCGATGCGCGAAGCAGTGCGCATTACGGCAGGGCGAGCGGTGCTGGAGGTGTCGGGCGGTGTGAACTTCGATACGGTGCGCACGATTGCGGAAACCGGTGTTGATCGTGTGTCGATCGGCGCGCTGACCAAAGACGTGCGCGCAACGGATTACTCGATGCGGATCGTCTGA